From the genome of Streptomyces sp. NBC_01260, one region includes:
- a CDS encoding roadblock/LC7 domain-containing protein, translating to MSADLSWMLEDIVHNVPRARHAVLLSADGLPRGATEGLAEKEVRTISAAMAGMQSLSRATAHFAGPEEDRQWNQTIIEFSHGWSFLIGAGQGAYLAAAAAPDVDMQQISFRMHRLVARLGNNLTSPPRVNTEADAGTRNTGAARRGGTSDSGFVLADLDRVIADVRGARHAVLLGSDGLPRGATSGMNRDVADTISAAMTGIHAYSRVTSQFAGVLEGAEWRQTVIEFQHGWIFLMAAGAGAFLAAAAEHDCDIEEFTTRLHEVVPRLTAPTPRGEGAGHA from the coding sequence ATGAGCGCAGACCTGTCGTGGATGCTCGAGGACATCGTGCACAACGTGCCCCGGGCACGGCACGCCGTCCTGCTGTCCGCGGACGGCCTTCCTCGCGGGGCCACGGAAGGCCTGGCCGAGAAGGAGGTGCGCACCATCTCCGCCGCCATGGCCGGGATGCAGTCGCTCAGCCGGGCCACGGCCCACTTCGCCGGGCCGGAGGAGGACCGGCAGTGGAACCAGACGATCATCGAGTTCTCCCACGGGTGGAGCTTCCTGATCGGAGCGGGACAGGGCGCCTATCTGGCCGCCGCCGCGGCGCCCGATGTGGACATGCAGCAGATCTCCTTCCGCATGCACCGCCTCGTCGCCCGGCTGGGCAACAACCTCACCTCGCCGCCGAGGGTGAACACCGAGGCCGACGCCGGTACGCGCAACACCGGTGCGGCCCGGCGCGGGGGCACCAGTGACTCCGGATTCGTGCTCGCCGACCTCGACCGGGTGATCGCCGATGTGCGCGGCGCCCGTCACGCTGTCCTGCTGGGATCCGACGGACTGCCCCGCGGGGCGACCAGCGGGATGAACAGGGACGTGGCGGACACGATCTCCGCCGCCATGACGGGCATTCACGCCTACAGCAGGGTCACCTCGCAGTTCGCGGGTGTCCTGGAGGGCGCGGAATGGCGTCAGACGGTCATCGAGTTCCAGCACGGCTGGATCTTCCTGATGGCGGCGGGTGCCGGGGCCTTCCTGGCCGCCGCAGCCGAGCACGACTGCGATATCGAGGAGTTCACCACGCGCCTGCACGAGGTGGTTCCCAGACTGACCGCGCCCACACCACGGGGGGAGGGGGCAGGCCATGCCTGA
- a CDS encoding DUF742 domain-containing protein — MPDEPEQDLDLELTSPLVPLFVITNGRALPPDHEYEHTTLVMAAQDTSAAARTLSPEAGQVMDLVADGFLSVAEVAGHTHLPLGIVRILLAQLEEDSLILVRRPIPRAERVDRELVSAVLEGLKNRFGA, encoded by the coding sequence ATGCCTGACGAGCCCGAGCAGGACCTGGATCTGGAACTGACGTCCCCGTTAGTCCCCCTCTTCGTGATCACGAACGGACGGGCGCTACCTCCGGACCACGAGTACGAACACACCACCCTCGTCATGGCGGCACAGGACACATCGGCTGCGGCGCGCACGCTCTCCCCCGAGGCGGGTCAGGTCATGGACCTGGTGGCCGACGGCTTCCTGTCCGTCGCCGAAGTGGCCGGCCACACACACCTGCCGCTGGGCATAGTGCGCATCCTGCTGGCGCAGTTGGAGGAGGACAGCCTCATCCTCGTGAGGAGACCGATACCGCGCGCCGAACGTGTCGACAGAGAACTTGTCAGCGCCGTGCTCGAAGGCCTGAAGAATCGATTCGGAGCGTAA
- a CDS encoding GTP-binding protein — MHLDPDVSNAVKILVVGHFGVGKTTCIGSLSEIEPLRTEEEITEASEGFDDLSGTPHKTTTTVAMDFGRLTLSDTLVLYLFGTPGQERFKEMWEELSRGALGAMVLVDPERLHESFPVLDLVESFGLTYAIGVNHFEGTTDYPIEEVREALNLASDTPIVKCNVRDENSSAQALITLVQHLMSLLG, encoded by the coding sequence GTGCACCTGGATCCAGACGTATCCAATGCGGTAAAGATCCTCGTAGTGGGGCACTTCGGGGTCGGGAAGACCACCTGCATCGGAAGTCTCTCCGAGATCGAGCCGTTGCGGACCGAAGAGGAGATCACCGAGGCCAGCGAGGGTTTCGACGACCTGTCGGGCACACCCCACAAGACGACGACCACCGTGGCCATGGACTTCGGCCGCCTCACCCTCAGTGACACGCTCGTCCTCTATCTCTTCGGAACGCCCGGGCAGGAGCGTTTCAAGGAGATGTGGGAGGAGCTGTCACGGGGGGCGCTGGGTGCGATGGTCCTCGTCGACCCGGAGCGGCTGCACGAGTCCTTCCCCGTCCTGGACCTGGTCGAGAGCTTCGGCCTGACGTACGCCATCGGGGTCAACCACTTCGAGGGCACCACGGACTACCCGATCGAAGAAGTCCGCGAGGCGCTGAACCTGGCGTCCGACACCCCCATCGTGAAGTGCAACGTTCGCGACGAGAACTCCTCGGCCCAGGCGCTCATCACCCTCGTCCAACACCTCATGTCCCTACTCGGCTAG
- a CDS encoding cytochrome P450, which produces MQQPLDPHEIPPPGCPAHGNTQLYGPAFGADPDGQYAHLRTFGLSAPVDIAPDVQVELVTSYDAALYVLQNPASFVRDSRRWNALNEGRVPADSPALPMMSYRPNALFSDGAAHARLRQAVTDSLATVNELQLVRQTQQSADYLISRFSAEPRGQAELMAEYAQPLPLLVFSDLFGCPPEIGDRVIAGISGIFEGTPGADEVLGGALAELIALKRRRPAADLTTRLMEHSAQLSDEEVLHQLVTLLSGGTAPLTAAIATSSALYLGEEWQTGLPVEDAVSQTLWNYAPIANYAAHYPTHDVELGGRVLRANDPVLVSFAAANTDPKLTEHRQQLSAKAHLAFGAGPHACPAKDPAFMIAVTAVETLLNRLPDIEMRVPFKTLTWAPTPWSRSLVTLPVRFSPRTVPSAAEHTHPRAAQGAQQPATPEQRSAAGASGPMGAASSQHKGGLFSRFLAWTRGE; this is translated from the coding sequence ATGCAGCAGCCGCTTGACCCGCACGAGATACCCCCTCCCGGATGCCCCGCGCACGGGAACACCCAGTTGTACGGACCCGCGTTCGGAGCCGACCCCGACGGCCAGTACGCGCATCTGCGGACGTTCGGCCTGAGCGCCCCCGTGGACATCGCTCCTGATGTCCAGGTCGAGTTGGTCACCAGCTACGACGCCGCCCTGTACGTCCTGCAGAACCCCGCGTCCTTCGTCCGCGACTCCCGTCGCTGGAACGCGCTGAACGAGGGGCGCGTCCCGGCGGACAGCCCCGCGCTGCCGATGATGAGCTACCGCCCCAACGCGCTGTTCAGCGACGGCGCCGCACACGCCCGCCTGCGCCAGGCGGTCACGGACAGCCTCGCCACGGTCAACGAGCTCCAGCTCGTGCGGCAGACGCAGCAGTCCGCCGACTACCTGATCAGCCGCTTCAGCGCCGAGCCCCGCGGCCAGGCGGAGCTGATGGCCGAGTACGCCCAGCCGCTGCCGCTGCTGGTCTTCAGCGACCTGTTCGGCTGCCCGCCCGAGATCGGTGACCGCGTGATCGCCGGGATCAGCGGCATCTTCGAGGGGACACCCGGCGCTGACGAGGTGCTGGGCGGAGCACTCGCCGAGCTGATCGCCCTCAAGCGGCGTCGGCCGGCGGCCGACCTGACGACGCGTCTGATGGAGCACTCGGCCCAGCTGAGCGACGAGGAGGTGCTGCACCAGCTCGTGACCCTGCTCTCCGGCGGCACCGCGCCGCTGACCGCCGCCATCGCGACCAGCAGCGCGCTGTACCTCGGCGAGGAATGGCAGACCGGACTGCCGGTTGAGGACGCCGTCTCCCAGACCCTGTGGAACTACGCGCCGATCGCCAACTACGCGGCCCACTACCCGACGCATGACGTAGAACTGGGAGGCAGGGTACTCCGGGCCAACGACCCGGTCCTGGTCTCCTTCGCCGCGGCGAACACCGATCCCAAGCTGACCGAGCACCGTCAGCAGCTGAGCGCCAAGGCGCACTTGGCCTTCGGGGCGGGCCCGCACGCGTGCCCGGCCAAGGATCCGGCGTTCATGATCGCGGTCACCGCCGTGGAGACCCTTCTCAACCGGCTGCCGGACATCGAGATGCGCGTTCCGTTCAAGACACTCACCTGGGCGCCCACTCCGTGGAGCCGTTCGCTGGTGACCCTGCCGGTCCGCTTCTCCCCGAGGACGGTGCCGTCGGCCGCCGAGCACACGCATCCGCGAGCAGCCCAGGGGGCCCAGCAGCCCGCTACCCCCGAACAGCGATCCGCCGCAGGGGCATCCGGTCCGATGGGCGCCGCGTCGTCGCAGCACAAGGGGGGACTGTTCAGCCGCTTCCTGGCATGGACGAGAGGGGAGTGA
- a CDS encoding cytochrome P450 produces MGIATTPVHDRRASASLFSRLRTAGGQADPFPIYEELLSRGEVIPAPWGGSVVTSFDVCDQVLRSRDWLEPDKRWRERQGPGTRWNASSSQEMSNTLAALNPPDHKRVRRAAGTFDRSTIERISRTVSSTTDRLLDALSERLRDGEADFAVLVGEELPVATIGDWLGLPAADWPRLRQLTHDQVFTQELLPSASQLAASDAATAELRAYFMALVSDRRAHPGEDPVSRWIQTWDSLEADREKADEAVYFLVLFVLLAALETTAQLLTTMTLLLVECPERWDLVADHPDLVPGFVEETLRYDPPTHVISRVAAEDCVLSGMEIRKDEMVHLMVGAAHRDPARHSDPDRFDPLRKPAHLAFSGGIHYCLGAPLARLEAQILLRQLIRRLPRLTLVRRPSMAPRVAFRRLLNLDVALA; encoded by the coding sequence ATGGGCATTGCCACAACTCCGGTGCACGATCGCCGCGCTTCAGCCTCGCTTTTCTCCCGTCTGCGGACGGCAGGAGGGCAGGCCGATCCCTTCCCCATATACGAGGAGTTGCTGTCGAGGGGCGAAGTCATCCCCGCACCCTGGGGCGGCTCCGTCGTCACGAGCTTCGACGTCTGCGACCAGGTGCTGCGCAGCCGTGACTGGCTGGAGCCCGATAAACGGTGGCGGGAGAGGCAGGGTCCGGGAACGCGCTGGAACGCTTCCTCCTCACAGGAGATGAGCAACACCCTGGCAGCGCTCAATCCCCCGGACCACAAGCGGGTGCGCAGGGCGGCCGGCACGTTCGACCGGTCCACCATCGAGCGGATCAGCCGGACGGTGAGCTCGACGACGGACCGGCTTCTGGACGCCCTTTCGGAGCGGTTGCGCGACGGGGAGGCGGACTTCGCGGTCCTGGTGGGCGAGGAACTGCCGGTCGCCACCATAGGGGACTGGCTCGGCCTGCCCGCCGCGGACTGGCCCCGTCTGCGGCAGCTGACCCACGACCAGGTCTTCACCCAGGAACTGCTGCCCTCGGCGAGCCAGCTGGCCGCGTCCGACGCGGCGACGGCCGAGCTGCGCGCCTACTTCATGGCTCTGGTGAGCGACCGTCGCGCACATCCCGGCGAGGACCCCGTGTCCCGCTGGATACAGACGTGGGACTCGTTGGAGGCCGACCGCGAGAAGGCGGACGAGGCGGTCTACTTCCTGGTTCTGTTCGTTCTCCTGGCCGCCCTGGAGACCACCGCGCAACTCCTGACGACCATGACGCTCCTGCTCGTCGAGTGCCCGGAACGCTGGGATCTGGTCGCCGACCACCCCGACCTGGTACCCGGGTTCGTGGAGGAGACACTTCGCTACGACCCGCCCACCCACGTCATCAGCAGGGTCGCCGCCGAGGACTGTGTCCTGAGCGGAATGGAGATACGCAAGGACGAGATGGTCCACCTCATGGTGGGGGCGGCCCACCGCGACCCGGCCAGGCACAGCGACCCCGACCGGTTCGACCCCCTGCGCAAACCAGCCCACCTCGCCTTCAGCGGAGGCATCCACTACTGCCTCGGCGCGCCGCTGGCCCGGCTTGAGGCCCAGATACTTCTCCGTCAACTCATTCGGCGCCTTCCCCGTCTCACCCTCGTACGCCGCCCCTCGATGGCGCCCCGGGTGGCATTCCGGCGCCTGCTGAACTTGGATGTTGCCCTCGCATGA
- a CDS encoding enoyl-CoA hydratase/isomerase family protein, whose translation MIETTRFLPRHSRKAIQVEQDGPVLHVRLNPWEQDDVLGIAVIDDLLLLLNELHECPDIRVLTLSSLGADFCLGADRNEYQAALAADPTGAELRRIADKAHRLCQALETTHAVTIARLHGRVLGAGLALASFCDLRAGADTCRFRMPEVGIGLPPAWGGAMGRLVSEAGAARIRELMLTCDAFDAATAHRIGLLHKTAPLDRLDETVAAWTRPLVRRSSESLVLTKRMLAGYARADRTTDASLLDSHLLTAHINQRRGPDVTTDR comes from the coding sequence ATGATCGAAACGACCCGTTTCCTGCCCAGACACTCCCGCAAGGCGATACAGGTCGAGCAGGACGGCCCTGTGCTCCATGTCCGGCTCAACCCCTGGGAGCAGGACGACGTACTGGGCATCGCCGTCATCGACGATCTCCTGCTCCTGCTCAACGAACTCCACGAATGCCCGGACATCCGCGTCCTGACCCTGTCGTCCCTGGGCGCGGACTTCTGCCTGGGCGCAGACCGCAACGAGTACCAGGCGGCGCTCGCCGCGGATCCGACGGGAGCCGAACTGCGGCGCATCGCGGACAAGGCCCACCGTCTGTGCCAGGCGCTGGAGACCACCCACGCGGTCACGATCGCCCGCCTCCACGGCCGGGTGCTCGGCGCAGGACTCGCGCTCGCCTCGTTCTGCGACCTCCGCGCGGGCGCGGACACCTGCCGCTTCCGCATGCCGGAGGTCGGCATCGGACTCCCGCCCGCCTGGGGAGGCGCGATGGGCCGGCTGGTCTCCGAGGCGGGCGCCGCCAGGATCCGCGAACTCATGCTCACCTGCGATGCCTTCGACGCGGCCACCGCCCACCGAATCGGCCTCCTCCACAAAACCGCCCCGCTCGACCGGCTGGACGAGACCGTCGCGGCCTGGACGAGACCACTCGTCCGCCGCTCGTCCGAGTCCCTGGTCCTGACCAAGCGCATGCTGGCCGGCTACGCACGGGCGGACCGCACGACAGACGCCTCCCTGCTCGACTCCCACCTGCTCACGGCCCACATCAACCAGCGACGGGGCCCGGACGTGACTACGGACCGGTGA
- a CDS encoding rhodanese-like domain-containing protein — MTAPTSVLPAQAAARLDDYAVIDVRTPGEYASGHVPGAHNIPLDHIRAALPALKAAAARGDLLMVCASGSRSATACSELAAAGIPAATLTGGTGAWAEQGHPLDRSAGASRVWGMERQVRLAAGSLVLLGLAVGTRYRPARGLSAAIGGGLVFSALTNSCGMAAALARLPHNRPRSADLDATLAALHQR; from the coding sequence ATGACCGCCCCCACCTCAGTCCTCCCCGCCCAGGCAGCGGCCCGGCTCGACGACTACGCCGTCATCGACGTCCGTACCCCCGGTGAATACGCCTCCGGCCACGTTCCCGGCGCCCACAACATCCCCCTGGACCACATACGCGCCGCGCTGCCCGCACTGAAGGCCGCCGCTGCCCGCGGCGACCTGTTGATGGTCTGCGCCTCCGGTAGCCGCTCCGCCACCGCCTGCAGCGAACTCGCCGCCGCCGGTATTCCCGCGGCCACCCTCACCGGTGGCACCGGCGCGTGGGCAGAACAGGGCCACCCCCTCGACCGGTCCGCAGGCGCCTCCCGCGTCTGGGGCATGGAACGCCAGGTCCGCCTCGCCGCCGGGTCCCTCGTCCTCCTGGGTCTCGCCGTCGGCACCCGCTACCGCCCCGCCCGCGGGCTCTCGGCGGCCATCGGCGGCGGCCTGGTCTTCTCCGCCCTCACCAATTCCTGCGGCATGGCCGCCGCCCTTGCCAGGCTGCCTCACAACCGTCCCCGCTCCGCCGACCTCGACGCCACCCTCGCCGCGCTGCACCAGCGGTAG
- a CDS encoding metal-sensitive transcriptional regulator, which produces MELDMAADELKSVLNRLKRAQGQIAGIIKMIEEGRDCEDVITQLAAVSRALDRAGFAIIATGLQQCMADGGQAAGDRDQMRARLEKLFLSLA; this is translated from the coding sequence GTGGAGCTGGACATGGCGGCCGATGAGCTGAAGTCGGTGCTCAACCGGCTGAAGCGGGCCCAGGGCCAGATCGCCGGGATCATCAAGATGATCGAGGAGGGCCGGGACTGCGAGGACGTGATCACGCAGCTGGCCGCGGTCTCCCGCGCCCTTGACCGGGCCGGGTTCGCGATCATCGCAACGGGCCTGCAGCAGTGCATGGCCGATGGCGGACAGGCGGCCGGGGACCGGGACCAGATGCGGGCCCGGCTGGAGAAGCTGTTCCTCTCCCTGGCCTGA
- a CDS encoding sulfite exporter TauE/SafE family protein: MSALILALAAGAVVGLALGALGGGGSVLAVPALIYLLGFTPAAATTASLLIVTATSATALYARARAGHVRWRAGAAFAAAGIIPAALAGLAADRLPQPVLTAAFAAIAALAALKMLRPIPAPADGTSQAVRPLRAGGAGAGLGAVTGLLGVGGGFLAVPALVTVLAFEMQAAVGTSLLVITVNSLASLVTRSGSAAGLDWAVIAPFTGAAILGAWDGKRLAEKVSGRGLQRLFAVVLLAVAGFMLADALA, encoded by the coding sequence GTGAGCGCGCTGATCCTGGCGCTGGCTGCCGGGGCCGTGGTCGGTCTGGCGCTCGGCGCCCTCGGGGGAGGCGGCAGCGTCCTGGCCGTTCCGGCGCTGATCTATCTGCTCGGCTTCACCCCGGCCGCGGCCACCACCGCGAGCCTGCTCATCGTCACCGCCACCTCCGCGACCGCCCTGTACGCCCGTGCCCGCGCCGGACACGTCCGCTGGAGAGCCGGAGCGGCGTTCGCCGCCGCGGGCATCATCCCCGCCGCTCTGGCCGGACTGGCCGCGGACCGCCTCCCGCAGCCGGTGCTCACCGCGGCCTTCGCCGCGATCGCCGCCCTCGCGGCCCTGAAGATGCTGCGTCCCATTCCCGCGCCGGCCGACGGGACCTCGCAGGCGGTGCGGCCGCTCAGGGCCGGGGGAGCGGGAGCGGGCCTGGGGGCGGTGACGGGGCTGCTCGGAGTGGGCGGCGGGTTCCTCGCGGTTCCCGCGCTGGTCACTGTGCTGGCCTTCGAGATGCAGGCCGCCGTCGGGACCAGCCTGCTGGTCATCACGGTCAACTCGCTGGCATCCCTGGTCACCCGCTCCGGCAGTGCGGCGGGACTGGACTGGGCGGTGATAGCGCCGTTCACGGGCGCCGCGATCCTGGGCGCCTGGGACGGCAAGCGGCTGGCGGAGAAGGTGTCCGGGCGGGGGCTGCAGCGGCTGTTCGCCGTCGTGCTCCTCGCGGTCGCCGGATTCATGCTCGCCGACGCGCTGGCCTGA